agctaagagcctaggagtattatttgacaacaaagttttgactgcttttgaatccgaatatgcattattgaaatattggggaatgcattgaactattcgagtgaccacttgaacatatcaagtggatagtaatagtatgcgtgtataaatattgtcggtagacgataactacaatgcattgttataagtcatagacttagggttgtgaattttactagatatccataaatttgtatgttaaaaacccataaacaaataaataaaaaatcaaataaataaattaaaccaaaaaaaatgaaaaaacgtagtaacaacgttatttagacccgttgtaaccgttttcacagctgtaattaccgttacataggaaattcagatcacaaattatttatttttcttatttaaccgttatcacacccgttattttaaaaaaacgtcaaaaaaacgcgttttattcctatataacgcgtttttgacccaaaacgtgctcacacccgtcaaaacacgttataacggtcacgcctagtacctgtgacctgggccgtgacccgtttttcgaaccttgTTCTATACATGCTTAGAAAGTGAAATGGAAACTTATATTAATACGTtagggatcaatgtgttcttCTTTTATCTTATCTCAGCGACTCAGAGAGACAAGAATTATGTAAAACATTCAACCAGTGATGGTATAATCTGAGAACAGTGATGGTAAAAAAAACAAacagccaaagaaaaaaaaagaaaacagaaagaaagaaaggaaaaagatCACCAAACggtcaaaaccctaaaaatcatctTGATGGTAATGCTAACCGTAAAAATCAGTTTCTCTTTATGTTGCCCACGGTCTTCTCATTTACCACTAGGATTCAAGAACACTAAATAGAATATACAGAGTAAATTTTCAATTTGTTTAATTATGTGTACGAATTCCAATTTGATAAGCAATATATATTTAATTAAGGtcgataagaaaacaaaaattagacaATTTTAAAACAACTCTCTTATAGGTGGGATCCAAAAACCCGACCCCCTACAATTTCTCAATTTAGGTGTCCACTCGTTTGTGTCTGGATTGTTTTAAAAAATTTTGTTCAGGCGGTACGCCTAGAACCACTGAtaagaaaaacagaaaaaatcTTCTAAAGATACGATATAGGAGTAGAGTCAGTAGACTATGAAGATGGGAAGTAAGAAGGCTATAACCTAGCCAGCTAGAGAAGATGAAGCAAGAGTTCTATATATTCCAAATTATTCCAACTCCTTGTTATGATTTGTTAACAAAAGGTAGAGCTACCATATATATGTTGTATCCTTCTTTATTTCAACATGGGTTAATTAATGATGAAACTAGTGGAGTAAATTTTTGACGAGGGTAATTTTGGATTGGGTGATGGGGACCAATAGAGAACTGCCACTTATCATTCTCAATTAACTAATTCTAACTAACTAATTTTCTAAGCAAGGGTATTTTAGGAGTTCTCTACCAATTAATCTTCCACCTACCATTGAAGtgttatcagaaaaattaggatCAAAAAAATAATCTTAACGACAATCAAAACTAATGACTGTTAGGATTTCGTTGGAATTAAATTATTTGTTACGATGAAGATCCAAAATCATGAACAGGAAAATCTAATCtgttaattgaaataatatagatcTTGATGCTCGATGCTTCTAATCAGCAAGGTCTTTTTTTTCTAAATAATTACTGAACTAAAAAACAGTAAGAGTTCAAGCAGTTTATCCATCAAGAGGACCATGAGAAGAACTCGTAGATTTCTTAACATTTGCATTCCCTTATAGCTACACCGGACCACGATAAATACCAGAAAACGTAAGTGATCCTCATATTAACGACGCTATTTTTCTTTGATTATACTATTTTTGAGTTTACATGTGAGAATGATGCAGTGATATTTTGCATAATGGGAGATCGTGTTATTAGTTTGCGTTCTGCTATTAGGGTTACTGATGATCAGCTTTTGGATAAACACGAGGTTTTTGATATTGGGTTTGCTTCTTATAGTCGTGATTGAGACTGGGTCTTATGGGGCTTCCCAACCCAAAAAAGTATGGCCAAAAGGGATGATTCCCGCAAGAATTTTTTAGTGTGCGGGATCCCAGCGGGAAGAGTCCGAAGACGGCTAATGATTACCCGTTTCCAAAAAGTATATAACGGTCATCCATTAATCGTTCTTCAATAAAATAACGGTGAACCATTGACCATTTTTTTTGGAACGGGTAACAATTAACCGTTCCAGGAAAAGAAAAACGGTTTATGGTTAGCCGTTCCTTGACCTTTTTTCGTTCACATTCTCTTTACACTCATTCGGAATTTGAAAACGTAAGTCCCTTTAAATAGATTACACATCCGTGACGAGTGACTGCAAGGGAAGGAGCACACATCCGTGAACAATCACTGCAACGAAGGGACGACACATCCTTTATTTTTTCCAATAAATAGAGTCCCGGGTATTGATATTGATTGCACAACCAAACCGTGAACATTTTATTCATCCAGAATGAATGTTAACTTCACCGTTGAAGAAAATACTGCAATCATAGCTGCATGGATTGCGGTAATGAATGCTCCGGTTAATGTTGATGCTGTAGCACCACCGTATAACTTCTGAGAGCTGGTTTATTCTCATTTTCTTCAAAACTTTTTGAATCCAAACCATATATCAAAGCAAGCTTTAAGATATTGGGTTGGTAGTATAAAAAGAGATGTGAAAACTTATGTTCTCATCCAAGCTACGCTATTAAGAGACTTTCCACCGGCATTCATTACAGCGGAACTGACGGTCGTAAGTAAATATAATTTTAAAAGTTGTTTTAAttttataaataataaaaattacgTATACTAATTTGAGTATGTTTTTACTCTGTGTAGGAAACAATGGCGAAAGCAAAGTTTCTTGAAACACATGGACACAATTTTAGGTTTTACGAATGCTACCTCCTTATGAAGGATGGCATGGTAGACTACAATCCAAGAAGGTTGTTTAGGCGCTGATAGAATCGTAAATACTTGTGATTTTTAGGTTTTGTCGGTAAACCTAAAGTAAACCATCCCGAGACACCACTCGGCCGGCAGGGACACCtggaggtttaaaggcttgttgcacgtgtTAAGTGCATCCTAGGTGCCTACGAAAGTGACCTAATAAGAGTTGTAGTGGTTGAATGTACTTTCTTGTATTTTAGTTTCAAGTTAATGAAGTAAGTTAAATTGTTTTTGAGTCCACTAAACATAAAACTCCACGTTAGATGTGTAAACAATCTTCTTTTTTTTGGGTACTTAAACTACGTAGTACATTAAATTTAAATTACTGGAAATTaaacctaactcactgtcgcaggcaacgTGACTGCACTTAGTCGGTGCAACAACCCTTTAAATCTTTAGGCATCCCTAACGGACGAgtttagtctcgggagggtttgtTATAGACGTACCAACAAAATTATAGTGTAGGAGTAGCCAAACTAATCTTCGTCATCATCTTGACCCTCTTCACGGAATAATATATCTTCAGGCAACATCTGCTTCAGGATTAAATAACATCCGTATAATTGGAATGATTTACCGGTTCCAGCTTCGTATTTATGTTTCGAATGAAGTTCCTATATTATACAACTAAATATTAAAATAGTGTTATTAaaactatgttatgaaaatttaaAAAGTTAGTCCAAAATTAGTATACTTACGCATTGGTTCTTTGTCCATCCAGAAGGCATGTTTCTTAAAGTGGAACCAAAAAACTTTGGTACAACGGAACCTTTCTCTTAATATTTGGAACCCGGTTTTGTAAAACTACAGATGTTCTCTGGTGTGGGTTTCCGTTCCTAACAGTCGAATGTAGAACCACAAGCTCCCATAAATTGACCCCTGAAACAATATTTCTTGTTTCTCCTTCAGCGACAAAGACATTAATCCAAGACTGGATGATGGATGCATCTTCAAGAGGGGTAAATCTGGCAACCATgactattaaaaaaataaaaggagGTGCTGAGAACTGAAGATAAGATATATCTAGAATAAATAAGATATTAATATTTTGGTTGTGTTGTTATGGTATAGAGAAACATTATTTATAGTACATTGGCTgtctttttggtatctcaattttCAAATCTTACTACTGTTATTGGGGTCTAGTGTGGTCACTTTGTCTATTGATGCATGTATGTCGGCTCGAATTTTCTTATCACCAGTTGTCGGTTTAGTCATATCACTCATAAATTTATAAAACTATTTGCGAATCTGTAAGTGAGTTTTCTTATCACCAGTTGTCAGTTTCGTTGGATCACTCATTAATTTATTAAAATGTTTGCAAATCTGTAAGTGATTTTTCTTATCACCAGTTGTCGGGAAATTTCATATCACTCATAAATTTAACAAACTATTTGCGAATCTGTAAGTGAGTTTTCTTGTCACATGTTGTCGGTTTCGTTGGTTCACTCATTAATTTATTAAAGATTCGGAAATTAAATTGACGGATCAATGTCTTTTTCATCTTTCAACATATCAACTCACATCAATTAttctgttcttgattttattttcattcaCTTTTATACGTGTCTATCTGGTATTCTAGTCAAGTGCAACTTGATCTTTGTCATAAtgtatttggattttttgaaTTTGCAGTATGTTTTGTCGTGACCTATTTGGATTTTTTGAATTTGCAGTATGTTTTATACGTGTCCATCTGGTAactttttttacttttctataagatcccctaaattggatcacaaATACCATACCCCCATTCCGTATGCTAGTTTGTAAGAAAAAATTCCAGTAAGTTTTGTTAGAAAATATTCTTGATGAGGTTTAGTAATGAAGAAGATGTCGATGTTGTGGAAACATGGATTTTAGCAACTAATCGAGCCACAATCCCTGGAGAAGTCAATGAATCAACCGATTTTTGGAACCgcgtttttcaaacttttgaagATATTACCGGAAACGACAATATAAGAACAAAGAAGTCAGTAACAAACAGATTCAACCTAATTAATACTGAAATCCAAGCCTTcgttattattttgtttgatatCAAATTGAAACATGCATCATTGTCATACGAAATTCGGGTAAGGATATAATAAATTGATTAACTATGTACTCTAATGTCATATGTTTTATGTTAAGTTATCATGTTAAtgttctctttttgtttttcagaaAATGAAAGCTAGGATCGAGTACCGTGAAGACGAGAAGAAACCTTTTAAATTTGATGCATTGTATGAGAAATTGAAAGATGTTGTACCTTGTTATAATCTTGAATGAATAAATCAGTGCGAACATATTTTTTTAATAAGATGGATAGTCTTAAATTTAAAAATCAAATGGATACAATAAGATTAAAGTTACCAAACACTCTAATAAAATAAAAGCATCTCGAAattaaaatcacaactaattaacaaCACCACTAATTAATTAATAACCTGGACAACTAATTAACCATTAAACAAAACAACTAATAACCAAGAAAACCAACTAACCATATTAAGCAAGTAATTTAAATAACTAATTGCAAGGATCGTATCCCAACCGGGCACATATTTCCTCCTGCATCTTTGTTACTGCATATTGCTTCCATTCAGGCAGGCTTTGGACATCCGTTAATAATATTTCCATATCTTTATGCCTAATGGCCATTTCTTCAATGTGGGCTTTTTTCTCTCTAGCCAAGGTATCCCTTGTCCCATTCTCAACTACCTGGCGCATTAACTCATTTTCAGCTAATTTTTCTTCATGTTTGACTACATCCTTCTTCTCAAAATACTGAATCATGTTGCTCCAGCCTCGTTCTGCAACTTTAGCCATGGAATTTTCCATATTAGCCTTGTATCTGCTAAGTCCCCTGGCTTTATCTCTTGCAAAAAAACGTGTTTGTGTTTGTGTTTGGGTTTGGGTTCCGTTGTTGTATCTGTGCCTTCACCATCTTCACTTTCTGAAACAGCCATAAGAATTGGGGTGGACTGACTAGGTTCACCATGATGGGACCTTAAATTCTCCGGGTCACAACCTTCAACATGCTGCCTCAAAACTTCAAAAACCGCGTCATGTTTCCAGGGATTTTCCCCTCTTCCTTCAACAAACTTCATTCTTGATTCTACGTACCGAAGACATATATTGGGAAAGTGTCAATGAAGTACATCACTGAATTGATATTATCACATGAAATGAacttaaaattaataaccttttTGTATCAGGAAACTTACTATTTGTTGATCAGTCCACCCACTCGGCGGGTTTCTGAGAAAAGCCGCCACTGTTGCAGCAAATCTTCTGCAATCTGTTTTGATGGCACTCATTCTGTTCTGAAGCGCTTTCCGAGTCCGGTTTGTACGAGTGCCAAAAGTACGGTGGTATTCCGGTTCGATTTTATCCCAGAAAGTTTCTGAATCTTGATACCTCCCCACTATTGAATCCGTTGCAAACATAACATAAGCCTTTACAATTGCCAAATCTTCTTCTCGGGTAAAATTAACCATTATGTTTTGGAACAAGTATAATAAATCTaaccaaaatataaaataattgcaaagaGATATAAGATTTTTAAGTTCAGGTGAGTGTTAGTAATATGTTGGCTAGAATTGGATTGGTGTGAATTTTTTGTTACCAAAAATTACATATATATAggagttcaaaaaaaaattaccgTTGGACTAAAACGGCTTATGATAATCCGTTGTTGTTTTTTGTCCACAAGATGAAGCAAGTCGTTGAAGATTAACGGACAGGAAATATAACGGCTAACAATGAACCGTCTAAACGGTTAATAGTTAATCGTTTTATTTTGTTTGACGTTGCACATCAACGGTCTTTTAAATCTAACGGTTAGCTTGAAGAACGTCTAACAATTAACCGTTTTTCTCAAACGTTCAAATTTCAAACCAGTATATATATGTGAGTAGTAGAGTTTTACTTCACTACCATcaaatacaaaccaaaaatttcagcactCAAGTTTTAAAGTTCGATTTATCAAATTAGTTGGTTTACATTTTATTAATTTCTGTTtgtttgtaaaaaaaaataatgtctaaTTTTAGTGAACGAGAAGATATTCAACTTGTGAGAAGCTTTTGCAGTGTAGTAGATCGACCAGATTTTCTGGATATGCCTGCTGAAACATTTTGGAATGATATGTCGGTCGAGTTTCATTCTGGAGAGGGTGTGACCCAAAGATCCCTAAATGCTCTTCGGTCTCTCCTAGATTTCATTAAGATGAATTGCAGGGCTTTTAGGAATTGTCTACGCGAAGtgatgtagattttagataaccaaaattaatgattaaatgaaacccagttatatccgcaagcgcacatgtcaatagtaatatagatagcaaatgcggttcatTCCCAcatggagtgtgaaatactctaccaactaataccaaaacaaaataatcaaatagataatgttttaatgatttttcagaaattagggacaaaaatgaaataataataattcaaacaataatgggaaagggttgttagggtttttgattttcaccaattcaatcatataaaactctactaatctctatttattactcaagacaatttTGAaaccaatctcatgtctcgggaGATTGTATGTTAAATTCTCAAATATAGTTTCTCCGTTGTAATCTCCTTCGCTTcaagggtagtgattctaaagcattacctatctatccttgcataccacgtctagggatttaaccgaagcacgaaatatcaattcaaaagcataaataatctagaaaatcacatgagcaattaaataccaagctatatgaaaagaaattactaatcaatgaattattattagaaatatcattgttGAGTCTATATTATTAAATTGGTTTTCATCTCAACCCTAACAAACAATTTAGCAAACCATGgagaaaaatgaaatcaaaactgCAAACCCTTGTTTCTCCGCTTCACGGCTCTGCAGCCGCCCCCTCCCTCACAACACAGACGTCACTCCACCCTTTTTATGGTTCCTCCACTTCAGACATATTAAAGTGTACAtgagaataatatattttttCCTTATCAAATTTTTGCATGTGAATAATTAAAGTAAGAAGTATAATTCTTTCTCCAATCACAATTAATTTCCCTTGCATTTATCTTTGACCACCAACCAAAATGCATGTTCACAATCTCGTTCCCACGTTTAATATAATTCACTCCCACTAATAATTGTAAGTAAAATAATATTACTTCATTACTTTATTTTCTTCCATTTTCCATAATACCActtcatttctttattttctttccttttccgaGTGAGAGTTGCATATATGTGGATCCCATAATACTTCATGAATATATTGTCATGCCATATACCATCTTGCAAAATCTTTTCACATTGAATACTGATTCCATCTTGACAACCACAATATTCTCTCATTAATAAATTAACACCAATTAATTATCCCCATATATTTTTCTTCTGCATGTCATTACCCGATGGAGGTGTGCCACTAAGGAAACAATCTTGGATATTGAATTTGGAAGTGTAGCGGGTGCTTCAAGAATTAATGTGGCTACCTTTGGAAACTCAATTTTGTTCATGCTATACGTAAATTTACGCCAACACCATTTTAGTTTCATATTCACCATTTCGACTCCCTTCTGTTGTCATGGTAACTAgactggttgctgatatatggaaataccaggccaaccccgtttcatcatggtggttgctgatacatggagataccaggccaaacCCGTTTCATCatggtggttgctgatacatggagataccaTGCTAACCTCATTTATCattgtgctgctgatatatagaaataccaggccagcatatttgatcattgtggttgctgatacatggagataccaggccaacccggctgctgataaatggaaataccaggccagcataataagtgctgctgatatatagaaataccaggtcagcataataagtgctgctgatatatagaaataccaggccagcatatttgccattttcgtcgcaaacaccattaagtctcacattttgttgtttattcgttggatgatcgaattcacttgtactttctacaaaagcactaaaatagtattagtaactaaaatattgaatcctagctaatataaatatgggtataaaatgtagaattTACATGCTCCAAAATGATAatgatttttgaatgatgttgtagaaaggaggttcaaactctcggacttgtgaagattaaatttaaagatttaataaaattatatacaaaaatattaacaaagtgggcgagaggtatgagaaaacaaccaagacactgattccactattacacatgaattaatgatggtaaataatccaaaactctaattatcttttaagtcctttatatcttaactcactaataatcaagcaaattctcaaacatcaattgtatcccttaagcatagattatctaaacaaagcataacctatctaattgaatcacaactgattaggaaaattacgcaaacaatttaaaactctgcaaaagcagtgattaagtgaattataattaaatattagagaaaacaaaatagttaccaattattcatgcgtaaatagcttcctcattgccttggttgtgggagaattatccgctcatcatgttggaaacacactcaaaaatcattattattgctcaaagggtgtttacaaatgatgaaaagggagaaataattcaaaaccgggtttgtaacaattatatttgttacaaaccagagaactacgaccctcggcaaataagactgtccagcgacagtaacaaataagactgtcactgtaacaaataagattgTCGCAGGACAGTCGCTGAaattgtagcaaaataagacagacctttgtgggtcttatgttcttcgtgttttttcagcagtagcagaaaaatggcagctttgtaacttgattttttctacttctctggctctcctcatccccccaaactctcgacaccccttctatgatatgttgtgaacatatttatacgtgattgcgacattgaatctcctccattaactccaaataatcttcatttactcgggatattttctttctttttttatcaataattttgatttttacgcatcttcagctggattaaattccttataaatcttcttcacgttccaaagtgttgattaagacttccaaacacgtgcaatacacgtttagattcaccacaactcgtgtaagatcatgtttttcctccaactccctgtttggattaaaccaagttatccagacaaatttgatcgaaacaaacacccatactagctttgttaggacatatcacaactacccattaagtttcagccctttagtctacccagaactccttcaagaatcgatcgaaagttacacagttgagaataaaattttcccgccaaaacgaatttttgaaatgttgaagatgatgtccccctaaccaaactgggggtgtgaatagcaggtgcccaactgaggtgcccctaatccaaattgagggtgcctttagtaattttctccgggagtccaaatagcactttttgagcaacttttttcacacaagtatatttctccaaaaacacctacaaacacacaaagcatcaaaattagtataaaaattgagcactaacaatagagacgttgagtacaatttagacacaaaaatgtgtctatcacgaaGCATATCATGATGAAGGTTTAGCCAGGATTAAGTTTACTGAGCAACGAAGGCTAACATTCCGTCACTCAAGCATTAACGATATATTTGGTTATCGTTTGAATATCAATCCAGAACATATCTTATAATCTACCGAGTAATTTAGAGAATATAGTATGCTTTATAGGTTATCTTATTGTTGTGTGTTCCTAAGTTGTGTTATGTAACAAATGTAATGTATTTTCTTTTTTCGTGCAAATGTAATGTACTTGCTTTTTTCCTGCAAATGTAATGTTTTTCAGAATACCGGAAAATGTaatgtttttaatattttcctgcaaatgtattgtttttcttaaccTAAATTTGAAAACCAACTAACCGTGTCTCACCGCACAGATAAATGAAAAAACATATAATAAAATCATTCTGAATCGGAGTCTAAAAAAGTCCTCATGGGTCGTAATGGTCTTGATCAACATCAACCTCGTCTGTGTCTTCTCCCGAATCCAGCTCGTTGTCTATCGCATCTCCAGGCATTTCACCATCCCTTAGACCTTGACCATGTCGTTCCCATATATGACCTTCAAGATCCGTACGAAGTCTCTCCTGGAGAACTGGGTTTTGTAATGCCTCGCTTGTCTGCCCAGGTAACCGACTATAGGTGCATGAGGTGGGTATGGCACATACTTCCACTCCGGGTCACGATGTTCATCCTCTACAACGATATTATGCAATATCAAGCAGGTTCTCATGATCGATTTCATATCTTGCTTTTCCCAGTAGTTACATCTATGGTAAAGGATTCTAAATTTACTTTGCAGTGTCCCAAATGCCCGTTCGGCCGTTCCACATCTTTCTTCTTTGCCATTTGATATTTTCTAAATAACTCGAGAATTGGAATCCCACTGGGTGCACCGTAAGCTTGGACTAACACAGAGTAACTCTTATAAATTCCATCCACTAAATAATACCCCTGTGTGTACTGGTTCCCATTGATAGTAAAATGACAAGGTGGTGCAATACCATTGAGATTGTCATCAAACAAATTAGTGGACTTCAAAACATTAAGATCATTGTTGGATCCACCCACTCCAAAATACCCATGCCAAAACCACCTATCGTATGAAGCAACCGCCTCAAGAACACAGGTGAGATAACTTTTGTGGCCTGTGTGTGTTCCCTCCTCGTCTTGTGGACACACCCTCCAACCCCAATGCAT
The nucleotide sequence above comes from Papaver somniferum cultivar HN1 chromosome 8, ASM357369v1, whole genome shotgun sequence. Encoded proteins:
- the LOC113306486 gene encoding uncharacterized protein LOC113306486; its protein translation is MYVVMKCLCKGIPPDSIDDYNRMAASTIYYYIKKFCDAIMFGFNEEYMIRPTVNDLKWLTMENAARGFPGMLGSWTVCIGVGGWFWHGYFGVGGSNNDLNVLKSTNLFDDNLNGIAPPCHFTINGNQYTQGYYLVDGIYKSYSVLVQAYGAPSGIPILELFRKYQMAKKKDVERPNGHLGHCKTSEALQNPVLQERLRTDLEGHIWERHGQGLRDGEMPGDAIDNELDSGEDTDEVDVDQDHYDP